The genomic region ATCAAGGCAGCAGCACGCGATCCCGGCTCGCGCGCCAAGATTGCCGTCAAGTCGAACGATCAGCGCATCGACCCGATCGGCACTTGTGTCGGCCTGCGGGGCTCGCGGGTGCAGGCGGTCACCGGGGAACTCGCGGGCGAGCGCGTCGACATCATCCTTTGGTCGCCGGATCCCGCGCAGTTCGTGATCAACGCGCTGGCGCCCGCCGAGGTGTCGGGCATCGTCGTCGACGAGGAAAAGCACAGCATGGACATCGTCGTGGACGAGGAGAATCTCGCCCAGGCGATTGGCCGCACCGGTCAGAACGTGCGGCTGGCGAGCGAGCTGACCGGCTGGGAGCTCAACCTCATGAGCGAGGAGGAGTCTCATCGCAAGACCGAGGAAGAACTCATCGTCATCCGCCAGCTCTTCATGGAGAAACTCGACGTCGACGAGGAGGTCGCCGAAATCCTCGCGCGCGAAGGCTTCAGCACGCTCGAAGAGATCGCCTACGTGCCGGTGAACGAGCTCATGGAGATCGAGGCGTTCGATGAAGACACGGTGAACGAGCTGCGCAGTCGGGCGCGCAACGCGGTGCTGACGCAGGCGATCGCCTCGGAAGAGGCGGTGGAGAACGTTGCCGAGGACCTGCTGTCCCTGGAGGGGATGGATGGCGCGACGGCACGCGTGCTCGCGTCGAAAGGCGTCACGACGCAGGAGGATCTCGCGGACCTCGCAGTCGATGACCTGGTCGAGCTGACGGGCATGGACGAGGAACGGGCGAAGACGCTCATCATGGCGGCCCGCGCCCCGTGGTTTGCGCAATAGAGCGGTAGCACCAGGAGTTATCGATGGCACAGATGAGTGTCGCGCAGTTTGCCAGTGAACTGAAAATGGATCCCGCGCGCCTCCTGGAACAGCTCCAGTCGGCCGGAGTCATCAAGAAGCTCGTCGACGACACGCTGACGGAGCAGGACAAGACGCGTCTGCTCGATTACCTGCACCGTGTCCATGGGGGCGGCGAGGCGCGCAAGAAGATCACCGTCACGCGCAAGCAGACGACCGAGATCAAGAAGGCGGACAGCACCGGCAAGGCGCGCACGATTCAGGTCGAGGTGCGGCGCAAGCGCGTCTTCGTGAAGCGTGACGCCGCGGCCTCTGCGCCCGAAGCCGAAGTGACGAGTGTCGCTCCCGCGCCCAGCGTCGCGGACGGGCCGATCGTCACCGCGGACGAGCTCGCATTGCGCGAGGAAGAAGCGCGCCGGCAGGCCGAACTGATTGCGCGGCAGAGCGAGGATGCGCGGGCGCGCCAGCAACAGGAACAGGAGCGCAGACGCAAGGAGCAGCAGGAACTCGAACAGAAAGCAGCCGAGGCGGAGGCAGTGGCGGCGTCGACGGCTGCGCCGGCAACCGCGACCGCCGCTCCCGCCGGTGCCACTGCCGCTGCACCTTCTGCCGCCGCGGTCGCAGCGTCTCCCGGAACGGACGGCACGCTGCACAAGCCGGCGCTGAAGCCGGGTGAGAAGAAGCCCGAGAAGAAAACCGAGAAGAAGGTCACCCGGCAGGTCGCGTGGACCGATGATGCCGCGCGCCGGCGTGCCATGAAGACCCGCGGCGACACCGGTGGCGCCGACGGCTGGCGCGCGCACAAGGCCGGTGCCAAGGGGCGCCCCGAGGAGCGCGGCTCGCACGCGTTTTCGCTGCCGACCGAACCGATGGTGCACGAGGTGCTGGTACCCGAGACCATCACCGTGGCGGCGCTCGCCCAGAAGATGTCGGTGAAGGCGGCCGAAGTGATCAAGGCGCTGATGAAGCTCGGACAGATGGTCACCATCAACCAGGTGCTCGATCAGGAATCGGCGATGATCGTTGTCGAAGAACTCGGACACGTCGCCAAGCCGGCCAAGCTCGACGACCCCGAGGCGTTTCTCGTGGAGACCG from Betaproteobacteria bacterium harbors:
- a CDS encoding transcription termination/antitermination protein NusA — protein: IKAAARDPGSRAKIAVKSNDQRIDPIGTCVGLRGSRVQAVTGELAGERVDIILWSPDPAQFVINALAPAEVSGIVVDEEKHSMDIVVDEENLAQAIGRTGQNVRLASELTGWELNLMSEEESHRKTEEELIVIRQLFMEKLDVDEEVAEILAREGFSTLEEIAYVPVNELMEIEAFDEDTVNELRSRARNAVLTQAIASEEAVENVAEDLLSLEGMDGATARVLASKGVTTQEDLADLAVDDLVELTGMDEERAKTLIMAARAPWFAQ